One segment of Strix aluco isolate bStrAlu1 chromosome 4, bStrAlu1.hap1, whole genome shotgun sequence DNA contains the following:
- the LOC141922159 gene encoding cytosolic phospholipase A2 epsilon-like: MVHWITLDVYVTVTTMEQDGVLSQELITPTTWLGEGIMQLDPDREQRTPVTKIESSVCYLLTIRVIRARNIHQTDVLSQTDCYVSLWLPTASTDKFQTKTIKNCKDPVWNETFYFRIQSQVKNVLELALYDKDVVTQDDHLFTVYFDIAKLSLGEQVFMHFKCDSQRQEELEVGFALDNISGPPETIITNGVLVSRKICCLEVQVVEKKKKKKQKKTLSKKEFSFKVQGSYEGTQDIMLGSDLVFGFSAPAKFHYARYKQPTLDVTLPGKKRQPSFCSHVYDTGSPNMELHSLPSGKNMILAEDKGFDLHAKAEDCPDHLDVRLGFDLCVQEQDFLRKRQNYVAPALKKVLQLEQDLLDHETPVVAIMTTGGGMRSLTALYGSLRGLKKLNILDCATYLTGLSGTTWTMSNLYRDADWSQKDLDKQINEARKHMTKCKINSLSLEYLKYYKKQLCQRKTEGRKTSFIDLWGLVLESLLHDGKDNHRLSDQQRAIDRGQNPLPIYTAVNVKNNYSTLDFKEWVEFTPYEVGLQKYGAFVRAEDFGSEFFMGRLMKKVPESRICFLEGMWSSLFSLNVLYIWNLSHSSEDFWHRWTRDKIDNIEEEPLLPLKLHELRTRLFTPPGPLGSALRSALTDRFCVAQEHNFLKGFQVHNDYLENKHFCRWKDTVLDTFPNQLTQSEEFLTLIDTGFFINTSIMPLLKPERKVDVILHLNYSAGSQIQALDQTCKYCSEQGILFPRVDLSEEDRKNLKECYLFDGAETPGAPVLLFFPLINDTFQKYKAPGQKRLESEMEDGEVDLYGCCSPYSTYSIQYTEKVYDRLVQLGEYNILNNKDLIMQALHKAVARKRQKKK; this comes from the exons ATGGTTCATTGG ATAACACTGGACGTGTATGTGACAGTGACCACAATGGAGCAAGATGGCGTTTTGTCTCAG GAGCTGATCACTCCAACCACTTGGCTAGGAGAAGGAATTATGCAGCTGGATCCTGACAGGGAACAGCGGACTCCTGTTACAAAG atagAATCATCTGTGTGTTACTTACTGACTATAAGAGTCATAAGAGCAAGAAATATCCACCAGACAGATGTCT TAAGCCAGACTGATTGCTATGTGAGCCTATGGCTGCCAACTGCTTCGACTGACAAATTTCAGACTAAAACCATCAAGAATTGCAAAGATCCAGTCTGGAATGAAACCTTCTACTTCAGGATCCAGAGTCAGGTCAAG AATGTGCTGGAACTGGCACTCTATGATAAGGATGTGGTTACTCAAGATGACCACCTCTTCACGGTGTACTTCGATATAGCCAAACTTTCCCTGGGAGAGCAAGTCTTCATGCACTTCAAGTGTGATTCACAG agacaAGAGGAGCTAGAGGTGGGATTTGCATTGGATAATAT TTCAGGCCCTCCTGAAACCATCATTACTAATGGAGTACTAGTG TCTCGCAAAATCTGCTGCTTGGAAGTTCAGGTGGttgagaagaagaagaagaaaaagcagaagaaaactttaTCAA AGAAAGAATTCTCCTTTAAAGTGCAAGGCTCTTACGAGGGCACCCAAGACATTATGCTGGGATCTGATCTGGTCTTCGGCTTCTCTGCTCCTGCCAAATTCCACTATGCAAGATACAAGCAGCCAACACTGGATGTTACACTACCAGGGAAGAAACGACAGCCCTCCTTT tgttccCATGTGTATGATACAGGCTCCCCAAACATGGAACTTCATTCCCTTCCAAGTGGAAAAAACATGATCTTAGCAGAG GATAAAGGATTTGATTTACATGCGAAGGCAGAAGACTG CCCAGACCACCTTGATGTGCGTTTAGGGTTTGACCTCTGTGTGCAGGAGCAAGACTTTCTACGCAAAAGGCAGAATTATGTTGCTCCTGCTCTGAAGAAGGTCCTGCAGCTGGAACAGGATCTGCTGGACCATGAG ACCCCAGTGGTGGCCATCATGACTACGGGAGGAGGGATGAGATCTTTGACCGCGCTGTATGGCAGTCTGCGGGGGCTCAAGAAACTCAATATCTTGGACTGTGCCACATACCTGACTGGCTTATCTGGTACTACATG GACCATGTCAAACTTGTACAGAGATGCTGACTGGTCACAAAAGGATCTCGACAAGCAAATCAATGAGGCTCGAAAACATATGACAAAGTGCAAAATAAATTCCCTTTCCTTGGAGTATTTAAAGTATTACAAAAAGCAGCTGTGTCAACGGAAGACAGAGGGCCGCAAAACATCTTTTATAGATCTCTGGGGGCTTGTCCTGGAATCTTTGTTGCATGATGGG AAAGACAACCATAGACTCTCTGATCAGCAACGGGCCATTGATCGTGGTCAGAATCCATTGCCTATCTATACTGCAGTCAATGTCAAGAACAACTATAGCACTCTGGATTTCAAAG AATGGGTGGAGTTCACCCCTTATGAGGTGGGATTGCAGAAATATGGAGCTTTTGTTCGTGCTGAGGATTTTGGCAGTGAGTTTTTCATGGGTCGGTTGATGAAGAAGGTCCCTGAATCCCGGATCTGCTTCTTAGAAG GCATGTGGAGTAGTTTATTCTCACTGAATGTGTTATACATCTGGAATTTGTCCCATTCCTCAGAAGATTTCTGGCACAGGTGGACCCGTGACAAAATCGACAATATAG AGGAGGAACCCCTCCTACCGTTGAAGCTGCATGAGCTGAGGACTCGCCTGttcaccccccccggcccccttgGCAGCGCTCTGCGCAGTGCTCTCACCGACCGCTTCTGCGTTGCCCAGGAGCACAACTTCCTAAAGGGTTTCCAGGTGCATAATGACTACCTGGAGAACAAGCACTTCTGCAGATGGAAAG aTACTGTGTTAGACACATTTCCCAACCAGCTGACACAATCAGAGGAATTCCTGACTCTGATAGATACGGGATTTTTCATCAATACAAGCATCATGCCACTTTTAAAACCAGAGAGAAAGGTGGATGTCATCCTGCATTTAAATTACAGTGCAGGATCCCAGATACAG GCTCTGGACCAGACCTGCAAGTACTGCTCAGAGCAGGGAATCCTTTTTCCCAGGGTGGACTTGAGTGAAGAAGACAGGAAAAACCTGAAGGAGTGTTACCTCTTTGACGGTGCTGAGACTCCAGGAGCGCCAGTACTGCTATTTTTCCCACTAATTAATGATACCTTCCAAAAATACAAAGCACCAG GTCAGAAGCGCTTAGAGTCAGAGATGGAAGATGGTGAAGTTGATCTCTATGGTTGCTGTTCCCCTTATTCAACATATTCAATTCAATACACTGAGAAGGTGTATGACCGTCTGGTTCAGCTGGGTGAATACAACATCCTAAATAACAAAGACCTCATTATGCAGGCCTTGCACAAAGCTGTGgcaaggaaaagacagaaaaagaaataa